In Aureibaculum algae, the following are encoded in one genomic region:
- the rpiB gene encoding ribose 5-phosphate isomerase B, whose translation MKIAIGNDHAGTDYKKAIVKHLEENGHTVINFGTDTDDSVDYPDFVHPVANAVENKEVDFGITICGSGNGAQIAANKHQGIRAALCWNNELVALARQHNDANILSIPARFVSVHQAINFVDIFLNMDFEGGRHQTRVDKIACS comes from the coding sequence ATGAAGATTGCAATAGGTAATGACCACGCGGGTACTGATTACAAAAAGGCTATAGTAAAGCACTTAGAGGAAAACGGACATACGGTCATAAATTTTGGAACTGATACTGATGATAGTGTTGATTATCCAGATTTTGTTCATCCAGTAGCTAATGCTGTAGAAAATAAAGAGGTTGATTTTGGTATTACCATTTGTGGAAGTGGTAATGGTGCACAAATTGCGGCCAATAAACATCAGGGAATTAGAGCAGCTTTATGTTGGAATAATGAATTGGTTGCGTTAGCAAGACAACATAATGATGCAAATATATTAAGTATTCCTGCCCGATTTGTATCAGTACATCAAGCAATTAATTTTGTTGATATATTTTTAAATATGGATTTTGAAGGTGGGCGTCATCAAACCAGAGTTGATAAAATAGCGTGTTCATAA
- a CDS encoding NHL domain-containing protein, translated as MKKNYIILLFLCLVYTAQSQTITTVAGTGSSGFSGDGGLATTAKLNLPFNLTFDKSDNIYIADTYNNSIRRIDKESGIITTVVGTADKKQVSELKTPTGLTFDNYNNLYVADLANLRIRKVNLDTGSSITLVGKKSETEFPNINEYLGGPFNVVFDKHGNLYVSVNGDSNVKKVDFTTGKVTIIAGTGEVGFSGDGGQASAAKLANPTGLALDGKGNLFISDSGNERIRKINLSTGIITTIAGTGETGFVGENVDATKAQLANPLGLAINNNGDLFVVDRGNNMVRKIALSTGKITTVAGNGESGFSGDGELAKDAKLSNPTGLAFNKTGELFVVDRGNNRIRKISGLASADTDEVSLEASIKVYPNPSTDKITIDIKDNVELKYVLMFDSNGSQVKVQLKDKSLNVAKLPRGIYVLRIATSEGSTEQKVVLE; from the coding sequence ATGAAAAAAAATTACATTATTTTATTATTTTTATGCCTTGTGTATACTGCACAAAGTCAAACAATTACCACAGTAGCAGGTACTGGATCTTCGGGATTTTCTGGAGATGGTGGTTTAGCTACTACAGCAAAATTAAATTTACCATTTAATTTAACTTTTGACAAGTCTGACAATATTTATATTGCAGATACTTACAATAATAGTATTAGAAGAATTGATAAGGAATCAGGTATCATTACTACAGTGGTTGGTACAGCTGATAAAAAACAAGTAAGCGAATTAAAAACCCCAACGGGATTAACATTTGATAATTACAATAACTTATATGTTGCTGATTTAGCTAATTTACGTATTAGAAAGGTAAATTTAGATACGGGTAGTTCTATTACGTTAGTTGGAAAAAAATCAGAAACAGAATTTCCAAATATTAATGAATATTTAGGAGGTCCTTTTAATGTTGTTTTTGACAAGCATGGTAATCTTTATGTTTCTGTAAACGGTGATAGTAATGTTAAAAAAGTTGATTTTACAACGGGTAAGGTAACTATTATTGCAGGTACCGGTGAAGTTGGTTTTTCGGGAGATGGAGGACAAGCGTCTGCTGCTAAATTAGCAAATCCAACAGGTCTAGCTTTAGATGGTAAAGGAAATCTTTTTATTTCTGATAGTGGAAATGAACGTATTAGAAAAATAAATTTATCAACAGGTATTATTACAACTATAGCTGGAACTGGAGAAACGGGATTTGTAGGAGAAAATGTAGATGCAACTAAAGCACAATTAGCAAATCCATTAGGTTTAGCTATTAATAATAATGGAGATTTATTCGTTGTTGATAGAGGTAACAATATGGTAAGAAAAATAGCTCTTTCTACTGGTAAAATTACAACTGTGGCTGGTAATGGTGAATCTGGATTTTCAGGAGATGGTGAATTGGCAAAAGATGCAAAACTATCTAACCCTACTGGTTTAGCTTTTAATAAAACTGGTGAATTATTTGTTGTAGATAGAGGTAATAATAGAATTAGAAAAATATCAGGTTTAGCTTCTGCAGATACTGATGAAGTTTCATTAGAAGCAAGTATTAAAGTATATCCTAATCCAAGTACAGATAAAATAACTATCGATATAAAAGATAACGTTGAATTAAAATATGTTTTAATGTTTGATTCTAATGGTAGTCAGGTAAAAGTGCAATTAAAAGACAAGTCTTTAAATGTTGCCAAATTACCAAGAGGTATTTATGTACTTAGAATTGCAACTTCTGAAGGTTCAACAGAACAAAAGGTTGTATTAGAATAA